One Actinomyces marmotae DNA window includes the following coding sequences:
- the rpmG gene encoding 50S ribosomal protein L33 has translation MSKTAKDLRPIIKMVSTAGTGFTYVTRKNRRNTPDRLVLRKFDPVVRRHVEFKESR, from the coding sequence ATGAGCAAGACCGCCAAGGACCTGCGCCCCATCATCAAGATGGTGTCCACCGCGGGCACGGGCTTCACCTACGTCACCCGCAAGAACCGCCGCAACACCCCCGACCGCCTCGTGCTGCGCAAGTTCGACCCCGTGGTGCGCCGCCACGTCGAGTTCAAGGAGTCCCGCTGA
- the ykgO gene encoding type B 50S ribosomal protein L36, with protein sequence MKVRASIRSLAKQPGSKVVRRRGHTYVINKKNPRLKARQG encoded by the coding sequence ATGAAGGTCCGCGCCTCGATCCGCTCCCTGGCCAAGCAGCCGGGCTCGAAGGTGGTGCGCCGCCGCGGCCACACCTACGTCATCAACAAGAAGAACCCGCGCCTCAAGGCCCGCCAGGGCTGA
- the rpsN gene encoding 30S ribosomal protein S14: MAKNSKIAADKRRRAVVARYAERRAELKRASVNPHLSAVEREAAMAALHALPRDASPTRVRNRDAVDGRPRGYLRVTGTSRVRFREMASRGELPGIVKSSW, encoded by the coding sequence ATGGCCAAGAACTCCAAGATCGCCGCGGACAAGCGCCGCCGCGCCGTCGTCGCCCGCTACGCCGAGCGCCGCGCCGAGCTCAAGAGAGCCAGCGTCAACCCGCACCTGAGCGCCGTCGAGCGCGAGGCCGCCATGGCCGCGCTGCACGCCCTGCCCCGCGACGCCTCCCCCACGCGAGTGCGCAACCGGGACGCCGTCGACGGGCGCCCGCGCGGCTACCTGCGCGTCACCGGGACCTCCCGAGTGAGATTCCGCGAGATGGCCTCGCGCGGCGAGCTGCCCGGCATCGTCAAGTCGTCCTGGTGA
- a CDS encoding bifunctional methylenetetrahydrofolate dehydrogenase/methenyltetrahydrofolate cyclohydrolase: protein MRAPWEGAARVLDGKASAAAIKAELTERVAALRARGVVPGLGTVLVGEDPGSVKYVAGKHSDCREVGIESIRADLPATAAQGEIEAAIDRLNADPACTGYIVQLPLPRGVDTNAILERIDPDKDADGLHPTNLGRLVLRGAGPIDSPLPCTPRGCIELMARHGIDLAGKDVCVVGRGVTVGRTIGLLLARKDVNATVDVCHTGTADLAAHVRRADVVISAAGSAGIITPAMVAPGAVVLDVGVSRVVDPVTGKGRIVGDVADGVDQVASWLSPNPGGVGPMTRALLLANVVEAAERAAEAAERAAEGAERAAERAADVTP, encoded by the coding sequence GTGAGGGCCCCCTGGGAGGGCGCCGCCCGCGTCCTGGACGGCAAGGCCTCCGCCGCCGCCATCAAGGCCGAGCTCACCGAGCGGGTGGCGGCACTGCGGGCGCGCGGCGTCGTGCCCGGGTTGGGCACGGTGCTCGTCGGCGAGGACCCGGGCAGTGTCAAGTACGTGGCCGGCAAGCACTCGGACTGCCGTGAGGTCGGCATCGAGTCCATTCGCGCGGACCTGCCCGCCACCGCCGCCCAGGGGGAGATCGAGGCCGCGATCGATCGCCTCAACGCCGATCCCGCCTGCACCGGCTACATCGTCCAGCTGCCGCTGCCGCGCGGCGTCGACACCAACGCCATCCTGGAGCGCATCGACCCCGACAAGGACGCTGACGGACTCCACCCCACGAACCTCGGCCGACTCGTCCTGCGCGGCGCCGGGCCCATCGACTCGCCGCTGCCGTGCACGCCGCGCGGCTGCATCGAGCTCATGGCCCGCCATGGCATCGACCTAGCCGGCAAGGACGTGTGCGTCGTCGGCCGCGGCGTCACCGTGGGGCGCACCATCGGCCTCCTGCTGGCCCGCAAGGACGTCAACGCCACGGTGGACGTGTGCCACACGGGCACCGCCGACCTCGCCGCGCATGTGCGCCGCGCGGATGTCGTCATCTCCGCGGCCGGCTCGGCTGGGATCATCACTCCTGCGATGGTGGCCCCGGGCGCCGTCGTGCTCGACGTGGGCGTCTCGCGCGTGGTGGACCCCGTCACCGGCAAGGGCCGGATCGTCGGGGACGTGGCCGACGGCGTCGACCAGGTGGCCTCCTGGCTCTCCCCGAACCCCGGGGGAGTGGGGCCGATGACCCGCGCCCTCCTGCTGGCCAACGTCGTGGAGGCCGCCGAGCGCGCCGCTGAGGCCGCCGAGCGCGCCGCCGAGGGCGCTGAGCGCGCCGCTGAGCGCGCCGCCGACGTGACCCCCTGA
- the nucS gene encoding endonuclease NucS, whose product MRVVIASCSVDYSGRLSAHLDRANRLIMVKADGSVLVHCDGGSYKPLNWMSPPARLTELEPDAEDREAGVVALWEVSSTKTDDRLVIRIHEIISDDSVDLGPEPGLLKDGVEAHLQELLAEQIEVLGPGHRLVRREYPTAIGPVDIMAKDSTGASVAVEIKRVGGIDGVEQLTRYLDLLGRDPLLAPVRGVFAAQTIKPQARVLAEDRGIRCVVLDYDAMRGMDDAESRLF is encoded by the coding sequence GTGCGCGTCGTCATCGCTTCCTGCTCCGTTGACTACTCCGGCCGCCTGTCCGCCCACCTGGACCGGGCCAACCGCCTCATCATGGTCAAGGCGGACGGCTCCGTGCTCGTCCACTGCGACGGCGGCTCCTACAAGCCGCTGAACTGGATGAGCCCGCCGGCGCGCCTGACCGAGTTGGAACCGGATGCGGAGGACCGCGAGGCCGGCGTCGTCGCCCTCTGGGAGGTCTCCTCCACCAAGACCGACGACCGCCTCGTCATCCGCATCCACGAGATCATCTCGGACGACTCGGTGGACCTGGGCCCCGAGCCGGGCCTGCTCAAGGACGGCGTCGAGGCCCACCTCCAGGAGCTCCTTGCCGAGCAGATCGAGGTCCTGGGCCCCGGCCACCGCCTCGTGCGCCGCGAGTACCCCACCGCCATCGGGCCGGTGGACATCATGGCCAAGGACTCCACGGGGGCGAGCGTCGCCGTCGAGATCAAGCGCGTGGGCGGGATCGACGGCGTCGAGCAGCTCACCCGCTACCTCGACCTCCTGGGGCGCGACCCCCTGCTCGCCCCCGTGCGCGGGGTCTTCGCCGCCCAGACCATCAAGCCCCAGGCGCGCGTGCTCGCCGAGGATCGGGGCATCCGCTGCGTCGTCCTGGACTACGACGCGATGCGCGGCATGGACGACGCCGAATCACGCCTCTTCTGA
- the glyA gene encoding serine hydroxymethyltransferase: protein MTAPATVSLNNLPLAELDPEIAAVLDGELDRQRGTLEMIASENFVPRAVLQAQGSVLTNKYAEGYPGKRYYGGCEVVDVAEQLAIDRAKAVFSAEYVNVQPHAGAQANAAVLHALADSGDTILGLSLAHGGHLTHGMRINFSGKNYHATAYGVDETTHRIEMEQVRETALRERPRVIIAGWSAYPRHLDFDAFRSIADEVGAALWTDMAHFAGLVAAGLHPSPLPASDVVSTTVHKTLGGPRSGMILSNRAEQWGKKLNSAVFPGQQGGPLMHAIAAKAIAMKIAGTPEFADRQARTLAGARILAERLLADDVRGAGISLVTGGTDVHLVLVDLRDSALDGQQAEDLLHAAGITVNRNAVPFDPRPPRVTSGLRIGTPALATRGFGEAEFTEVAEIIATALTAGAAGNATEDLLTGLRSRVTALTDAFPLYPGLVQ from the coding sequence ATGACCGCCCCAGCCACCGTCTCCCTCAACAACCTCCCCCTGGCCGAGCTCGACCCCGAGATCGCTGCCGTCCTGGACGGCGAGCTCGACCGCCAGCGCGGAACGCTCGAGATGATCGCCTCTGAGAACTTCGTGCCCCGCGCTGTCCTCCAGGCTCAGGGCAGTGTGCTCACCAACAAGTACGCCGAGGGCTACCCCGGCAAGCGCTACTACGGTGGCTGCGAGGTCGTCGACGTCGCCGAGCAGCTCGCCATTGACCGCGCCAAGGCCGTCTTCAGCGCCGAGTACGTCAACGTCCAGCCCCACGCCGGGGCCCAGGCCAACGCCGCCGTCCTCCACGCCCTGGCCGACTCCGGCGACACCATCCTCGGCCTGTCCCTCGCCCACGGCGGGCATCTCACCCACGGCATGCGGATCAACTTCTCCGGGAAGAACTACCACGCCACCGCCTACGGCGTCGATGAGACCACCCACCGCATCGAGATGGAGCAGGTTCGCGAGACCGCCTTGCGCGAGCGCCCCCGCGTCATCATCGCCGGCTGGTCCGCCTACCCCCGCCACCTGGACTTCGACGCCTTCCGCTCCATCGCCGACGAGGTCGGCGCCGCGCTGTGGACCGACATGGCGCACTTCGCCGGGCTCGTCGCGGCAGGCCTGCACCCTAGCCCCCTGCCCGCCTCCGACGTCGTGTCCACCACCGTCCACAAGACCCTCGGCGGGCCGCGCTCGGGCATGATCCTGTCCAACCGCGCCGAGCAGTGGGGCAAGAAGCTCAACTCCGCCGTCTTCCCAGGCCAGCAGGGCGGACCCCTCATGCACGCGATCGCCGCCAAGGCCATCGCCATGAAGATCGCCGGGACCCCGGAGTTCGCGGACCGGCAGGCCCGCACGCTTGCCGGGGCCCGGATCCTCGCCGAGCGCCTCCTGGCCGACGACGTGCGCGGCGCGGGTATCAGCCTGGTGACCGGCGGCACCGATGTCCACCTCGTCCTGGTGGACCTGCGCGACTCCGCCCTCGACGGCCAGCAGGCCGAGGACCTCCTCCACGCCGCGGGGATCACCGTCAACCGCAACGCCGTGCCCTTCGACCCCCGCCCCCCGCGCGTCACCTCCGGACTGCGCATCGGCACCCCGGCCCTGGCCACTCGCGGCTTCGGTGAGGCCGAGTTCACCGAGGTCGCCGAGATCATCGCCACCGCGCTGACCGCGGGAGCCGCCGGCAACGCCACCGAGGACCTGCTCACGGGCCTGCGCTCGCGGGTGACGGCCCTGACCGACGCCTTCCCGCTCTACCCGGGCCTGGTCCAGTGA
- the rpmB gene encoding 50S ribosomal protein L28, protein MTTYCQVTGARPVFGKSVSHSHRRTNRRWDPNLQRKRYWAPSLGRTITLTVSARGIKTIDKKGIDAVVADMLARGEKLR, encoded by the coding sequence ATGACCACCTACTGCCAAGTCACGGGAGCCCGGCCGGTCTTCGGCAAGTCCGTCTCCCACTCCCACCGCCGCACGAACCGGCGCTGGGACCCCAACCTCCAGCGCAAGCGCTACTGGGCGCCCTCGCTCGGGCGCACCATCACGCTGACCGTGAGCGCGCGCGGGATCAAGACCATCGATAAGAAGGGCATCGACGCCGTCGTGGCCGACATGCTCGCCCGAGGGGAGAAGTTGCGATGA
- a CDS encoding APC family permease encodes MVAPGSTTAPPRGRREERPRRPGASAPRLTTAQGTALALSATAPWYSIMVTAPLIAALVGSGTAAVYLLAAIPAALVAAGMSANDRRDPHKGSVYAWVRHRLPRTGWLAGFCLASTGVIATSGMAHVAADLLIPSAPAALKACLAAALTGVAALIDLYELRLMAALQYLAIIAGVGATIVCAGLVAGGGVRLAPMAGSPLDWFHAVLLAVFAYWGFDAIFALTEVTSAGAPQRVTALTVVGLIGFFAVGGTAYSAVDPTPVTGHLVVRIAVVSSAIMSLGSTLVPTARGIEAMADAGQIPSWAGLLRRTSWATAVVTTASVAWAGLLLISEGLFTDTVDALSVLVGLYFTASSLIAALRARSQRERWAQVAAVALMVVITTAVAIQMLDPAYGATAVGGVGGVGLIVVGLSALGVAGALRYGGPESGARGGAR; translated from the coding sequence ATGGTGGCGCCCGGATCGACGACGGCGCCCCCTCGGGGGCGACGCGAGGAACGGCCCCGGAGGCCCGGGGCAAGCGCCCCGCGGCTGACCACCGCCCAGGGAACCGCGCTCGCCCTGTCCGCCACGGCCCCGTGGTACTCGATCATGGTGACCGCGCCGCTCATCGCCGCGCTGGTCGGCTCGGGCACCGCCGCCGTCTACCTGCTCGCGGCGATCCCCGCCGCCCTCGTGGCCGCCGGGATGAGCGCCAACGACCGCCGAGACCCGCATAAGGGCAGCGTCTACGCCTGGGTGCGGCACCGCCTGCCGCGCACCGGTTGGCTCGCGGGCTTCTGCCTGGCCTCCACCGGCGTCATCGCCACCTCCGGGATGGCCCACGTGGCCGCCGACCTACTCATCCCCTCCGCCCCAGCGGCGCTCAAGGCCTGCCTGGCGGCGGCGCTCACCGGCGTCGCCGCGCTCATCGACCTCTACGAGCTGCGGCTCATGGCGGCCTTGCAGTACCTGGCGATCATCGCGGGCGTGGGGGCGACGATCGTCTGCGCCGGGCTCGTGGCCGGGGGCGGGGTGCGGCTGGCGCCCATGGCCGGCTCTCCCCTTGACTGGTTCCACGCGGTGCTGCTGGCCGTCTTCGCCTACTGGGGCTTCGACGCGATCTTCGCGCTCACCGAGGTCACGAGCGCTGGGGCGCCGCAGCGGGTGACCGCGCTGACCGTGGTGGGGCTCATCGGCTTCTTCGCCGTCGGCGGGACGGCGTACAGCGCCGTCGACCCCACCCCCGTCACGGGCCATCTGGTGGTGCGCATCGCGGTGGTCTCCTCGGCGATCATGAGCCTGGGCTCCACGCTCGTGCCCACGGCGCGCGGGATCGAGGCGATGGCCGACGCCGGCCAGATCCCCTCCTGGGCGGGCCTCCTGCGGCGGACCTCCTGGGCGACGGCGGTGGTCACGACCGCCTCAGTGGCCTGGGCGGGCCTGCTGCTCATCTCCGAGGGGCTCTTCACGGACACGGTCGACGCGCTTAGCGTGCTCGTGGGACTGTACTTCACCGCGAGCTCGCTCATCGCGGCGCTGCGCGCCCGCTCCCAGCGCGAGCGGTGGGCCCAGGTCGCGGCGGTCGCGCTCATGGTGGTCATCACGACGGCGGTGGCGATCCAGATGCTCGATCCGGCTTACGGGGCGACGGCGGTCGGCGGCGTCGGCGGGGTGGGGCTCATCGTCGTCGGGCTGAGCGCGCTAGGGGTGGCGGGGGCGCTGCGCTACGGCGGTCCCGAATCGGGGGCGCGCGGCGGGGCTAGGTAG
- the purU gene encoding formyltetrahydrofolate deformylase — MTAPATTPATAPATPSEPSPTAHLVLTLSCPDRPGIVHAVTGALARRGGNITESSQFGDEETGLFFMRVTVLTRVPRSELEADLAELASTYSMRWELGEVDRPLRTLIMVSKDAHCLTDLLFRARSQGLPIDVVGVVGNHEDLRPVAEFYGVPFRCIPVTKETKAEAEAELLGLVDELGVELVVLARYMQILSESLCERLRGNVINIHHSFLPSFKGAKPYHQAHARGVKLIGATAHYVTADLDEGPIIEQDVTRASHADSPVALQRKGQDVERRVLAQAVKWHAEHRVLLNGNRTVVFP, encoded by the coding sequence ATGACTGCTCCCGCCACCACGCCCGCGACGGCTCCCGCCACGCCGTCGGAGCCCTCCCCCACCGCCCATCTCGTCCTCACCCTGTCCTGCCCGGACCGGCCCGGGATCGTCCACGCGGTCACGGGGGCGCTGGCCCGGCGCGGTGGGAACATCACCGAGTCCTCCCAGTTCGGCGATGAGGAGACCGGCCTGTTCTTCATGCGCGTGACAGTGCTCACCCGCGTGCCCCGCTCGGAGCTGGAGGCCGACCTCGCCGAACTCGCCAGCACCTACTCGATGCGATGGGAGCTGGGCGAGGTGGATCGCCCCCTGCGCACGCTCATCATGGTGAGCAAGGACGCCCACTGCCTGACCGACCTGCTCTTCCGCGCTCGCAGCCAGGGCCTGCCGATCGACGTCGTGGGCGTGGTGGGCAACCATGAGGACCTGCGGCCCGTCGCCGAGTTCTACGGCGTCCCCTTCCGCTGCATCCCGGTCACCAAGGAGACCAAGGCGGAGGCGGAGGCCGAACTGCTCGGGCTCGTGGACGAGCTCGGCGTGGAACTCGTGGTGCTGGCGCGCTACATGCAGATCCTCTCGGAGTCCCTGTGTGAGCGGCTGCGCGGCAACGTCATCAACATCCACCACTCCTTCCTGCCGTCCTTCAAGGGCGCCAAGCCCTACCACCAGGCTCACGCGCGCGGCGTCAAGCTCATCGGCGCCACCGCCCACTACGTGACGGCGGACCTGGACGAGGGGCCGATCATCGAGCAGGACGTCACGCGTGCCTCGCACGCTGACTCCCCCGTGGCGCTTCAGCGCAAGGGTCAGGACGTCGAGCGCCGGGTGCTGGCGCAGGCCGTCAAGTGGCACGCCGAGCACCGCGTCCTCCTCAACGGCAACCGGACCGTCGTCTTCCCCTGA
- a CDS encoding GTP-binding protein, producing MTLDSSRPGADRPSSRGPHAGPHTGAHRGPHAGAGHRIALISAVDPALLDLAALSLHGEDALVIAATIHPDQGDNGVIRLSSTGSQAPDGESSPALAEPAVLDVDMPTSCPTCSLREVLLAVAEDRADDEPNGVTVILLPPAIEIVHLVPRLAEELESVAGVALAGVAHAVLTATAVDEILTHIPLADRGLAWGEGDPRCTGEVHMLGLGYADVIIAVGEEGAGADLVEHLRAHDALLLPGFDAPVLDALLSVRHDARAAVARVHPASTRAWGGPVEHGVRTLDLASDRPFHPERLRELVADLAGAGMCARGCFWLPSRPGRVCAWEVAGGAVTVGDAGSWDEAPAPWGEEEAPKAGAGGLVGPRCHLVVTGIADDAACERVREAFSRILLRPDEFVTALAWSGPDGDAMDDWFGGD from the coding sequence ATGACTCTCGACTCATCCCGGCCGGGGGCGGACCGGCCCTCCTCCCGCGGCCCCCACGCGGGCCCTCACACGGGCGCTCACCGCGGCCCCCACGCGGGCGCCGGCCATCGGATCGCCCTCATCAGCGCCGTCGATCCCGCTCTGCTGGACCTGGCGGCCCTCAGCCTCCACGGCGAGGACGCCCTCGTCATCGCCGCCACGATCCACCCCGATCAGGGAGACAACGGCGTCATCAGACTGTCCTCGACCGGCTCGCAGGCCCCCGACGGCGAGTCCTCCCCGGCGCTCGCCGAGCCCGCCGTGCTCGACGTCGACATGCCCACGTCCTGCCCCACCTGCTCCCTGCGCGAAGTGCTCCTCGCCGTGGCCGAGGACCGCGCCGACGACGAGCCGAACGGTGTCACCGTCATCCTCCTGCCCCCGGCGATCGAGATCGTCCACCTCGTGCCGCGCTTGGCGGAGGAGCTTGAGTCGGTTGCGGGCGTCGCGCTCGCGGGTGTCGCCCACGCGGTTCTCACCGCCACCGCCGTCGACGAGATCCTCACCCACATCCCGCTGGCTGACCGAGGCCTGGCCTGGGGCGAGGGCGACCCCCGCTGCACCGGCGAGGTCCACATGCTGGGGCTCGGCTACGCCGACGTCATCATCGCGGTGGGGGAGGAGGGTGCGGGCGCGGACCTCGTCGAGCACCTGCGCGCCCACGACGCGCTCCTCCTACCCGGATTCGACGCGCCGGTCCTCGACGCCCTCCTGTCGGTGCGCCATGACGCTCGCGCCGCCGTCGCCCGGGTCCACCCCGCCTCCACCCGCGCCTGGGGAGGGCCGGTGGAGCACGGCGTGCGCACTCTCGATCTGGCCTCCGACCGGCCCTTCCATCCCGAGCGGCTGCGCGAGCTCGTCGCCGACCTCGCCGGGGCGGGCATGTGTGCGCGCGGCTGCTTCTGGCTGCCCAGCCGACCCGGGCGCGTCTGCGCATGGGAGGTCGCCGGCGGTGCCGTCACCGTTGGTGACGCCGGCAGCTGGGACGAGGCGCCCGCCCCCTGGGGTGAGGAGGAGGCGCCGAAGGCGGGAGCGGGCGGGCTTGTCGGCCCGCGCTGCCACCTGGTGGTCACCGGCATCGCCGACGACGCCGCCTGCGAGCGCGTGCGCGAGGCCTTCTCCCGCATCCTGCTCCGGCCCGACGAGTTCGTGACGGCCCTAGCCTGGAGCGGCCCCGACGGCGATGCCATGGACGACTGGTTCGGCGGCGACTGA
- a CDS encoding N-acetylglucosamine-6-phosphate deacetylase, with protein sequence MSSAATALRGRVVTPDAIIDDGLVVIADRHIAWVGEASAAPGAGFGEALQGAEAAPEGGYLLPGLVDVHCHGGGGESFPNATAPEQAMVSILEHRRHGTTSLVASCVTAAADVLRERTAVLAELCDAGELAGIHFEGPFVSVERCGAQDPTYIVDPDAPLTRELIELGRGHVVTMTIAPEKPGITGDEGVNAALIEGGALPSFGHTDSGAAPVRAALADAAERIAARLGAGAPIRSPRSTATHLFNGMRPMHHRAPGPVPEFLAAAQRGECVLEMIGDGVHLDPAIVLDMFETLGRDNVVLITDAMAAAGMPDGEYVLGPQAVTVSGGVARLTGKDAIAGGTAHLIDVVRTTWRGGVPLVDAVYAASVQGATILGDASIGALRPGLWADVLVTDAELAPVRVLRRGADVL encoded by the coding sequence ATGAGCAGCGCTGCCACCGCCCTGCGCGGACGAGTCGTCACACCGGACGCCATCATCGACGACGGCCTCGTCGTCATCGCGGACCGCCATATCGCCTGGGTCGGGGAGGCTTCGGCAGCGCCTGGCGCGGGATTCGGCGAGGCGCTCCAGGGCGCCGAGGCGGCTCCCGAGGGCGGTTACCTCTTGCCCGGTCTCGTGGACGTCCACTGCCACGGCGGGGGCGGCGAGTCCTTCCCCAACGCCACTGCCCCCGAGCAGGCGATGGTCTCCATCCTGGAGCACCGCCGCCACGGCACCACCTCCCTCGTGGCCTCCTGCGTGACGGCGGCCGCCGATGTCTTGAGGGAGCGCACCGCGGTCCTGGCCGAGTTGTGCGACGCCGGCGAGCTCGCCGGCATCCACTTCGAGGGGCCGTTCGTCTCCGTGGAGCGCTGCGGCGCCCAGGACCCGACCTACATCGTCGACCCCGATGCCCCGCTCACCCGCGAGCTCATCGAGCTGGGGCGCGGTCACGTGGTCACGATGACGATCGCCCCGGAGAAGCCCGGCATCACGGGCGACGAGGGCGTCAATGCCGCGCTCATCGAGGGTGGCGCCCTGCCCTCCTTCGGGCACACCGACTCCGGCGCCGCTCCCGTGCGGGCCGCCCTGGCCGATGCCGCCGAGCGCATCGCGGCGCGCCTGGGGGCCGGAGCGCCGATCCGCTCGCCGCGCTCGACGGCGACGCACCTGTTCAACGGCATGCGCCCCATGCACCATCGCGCCCCGGGGCCGGTGCCGGAGTTCCTGGCCGCCGCCCAGCGGGGCGAGTGCGTCCTGGAGATGATCGGCGACGGCGTCCACCTCGATCCGGCGATCGTGCTCGACATGTTCGAGACGCTGGGGCGGGACAACGTCGTCCTCATCACCGATGCGATGGCCGCGGCCGGCATGCCCGATGGCGAGTACGTCCTCGGCCCCCAGGCGGTCACCGTCTCCGGGGGCGTCGCCCGGCTGACCGGCAAGGACGCGATCGCCGGCGGGACGGCGCATCTGATCGACGTCGTGCGCACCACCTGGCGCGGCGGCGTCCCGCTCGTGGACGCCGTGTACGCCGCCTCCGTCCAGGGCGCGACGATCCTCGGGGATGCCAGTATCGGCGCGCTGCGCCCGGGCCTATGGGCCGACGTGCTGGTCACCGACGCCGAGCTCGCCCCCGTGCGGGTCCTGCGCCGGGGCGCCGACGTCCTCTGA
- a CDS encoding type B 50S ribosomal protein L31 codes for MRPGIHPDYHPIVFRDKSADFAFLTRSTMTSAETIEWEDGNTYPVVDVEVSSASHPFWTGKGRILDTAGRVEKFERRYGKRTRPTKKEA; via the coding sequence ATGAGACCTGGAATCCACCCCGATTACCATCCCATCGTCTTCCGCGACAAGAGCGCGGACTTCGCCTTCCTGACCCGCTCGACCATGACCTCCGCCGAGACCATCGAGTGGGAGGACGGCAATACCTACCCCGTCGTCGACGTCGAGGTCTCCAGCGCCTCCCACCCGTTCTGGACCGGCAAGGGCCGCATCCTGGACACGGCCGGCCGCGTGGAGAAGTTCGAGCGCCGCTACGGCAAGCGCACCCGCCCCACGAAGAAGGAGGCCTGA
- a CDS encoding acylphosphatase: protein MRSIGRDGGASARAAARGRTIHALVSGRVQGVGFRWSCMEEGERLGLVGEVRNLPDGDVEVLAQGPADDVARLIAWLYRGPRWASVSAVVITDLEPGSLRKRAFVMGN, encoded by the coding sequence ATGAGGAGCATCGGCCGCGACGGCGGCGCCAGCGCGCGGGCGGCGGCACGAGGGCGCACGATCCACGCCCTGGTATCAGGAAGGGTCCAGGGGGTCGGCTTCCGCTGGTCCTGCATGGAGGAGGGCGAGCGCCTGGGCCTGGTGGGCGAGGTGCGCAACCTGCCCGATGGCGATGTGGAGGTTCTCGCGCAAGGCCCCGCCGACGACGTGGCGCGCCTCATCGCCTGGCTCTACCGCGGCCCGCGCTGGGCCTCGGTGAGCGCCGTCGTCATCACGGACCTGGAGCCCGGGAGCCTGAGGAAGCGGGCCTTCGTCATGGGCAACTGA
- a CDS encoding glutathionylspermidine synthase family protein, which produces MLRVPCSPRPGWRDTIARQGLVFSETTDPATGIITNYWNEFACYELTMDEVNLLERTSESLHMMAKDAAGFLAEESLKPGSPFNLGIPREAIEYATVSLDRDDPSLYSRFDLIYSGNDGRPPKMLEYNADTPTGLVEAALIQWYWHEDVHLKEGLTGIDQWNGIHEELIAQWGRIDERLGGLHGLRPHMYHFAYTDADDSGEDLMTTSYLMDTATQAGLTGMLVEMKQLGLDREAARFTDGENRHLEAIFKLYPWEEMMFEEFGPAICALKPDHWFQPAWTMFLSTKALSAALWHLYPNHPNLIPTYMYPDEARARHDTMGMSEYVIKPLHAREGANIELHGEGRHIVQPGGWGVEGHVIQEFCALPDFTGSDHLHNRPVLGTWMVGDECYGLGIRESDGPITDYYCRFVPNRIRL; this is translated from the coding sequence ATGCTGCGCGTCCCATGCTCACCGCGCCCCGGCTGGCGCGACACCATCGCCCGCCAGGGCCTCGTCTTCTCCGAGACCACCGACCCCGCCACGGGGATCATCACCAACTACTGGAATGAGTTCGCCTGCTACGAGCTCACCATGGACGAGGTCAACCTCCTGGAGCGCACCAGCGAGAGCCTCCACATGATGGCCAAGGACGCGGCCGGCTTCCTCGCCGAGGAATCCCTCAAGCCCGGCTCCCCCTTCAACCTGGGCATCCCGAGGGAGGCCATCGAGTACGCCACGGTCTCCCTCGACCGCGATGACCCCTCGCTCTACTCGCGCTTCGACCTCATCTACTCGGGCAATGACGGGCGCCCGCCGAAGATGCTGGAGTACAACGCGGACACCCCCACCGGGCTGGTGGAAGCCGCCCTCATCCAGTGGTACTGGCACGAGGACGTCCACCTGAAGGAGGGCCTGACGGGCATCGACCAGTGGAACGGCATCCACGAGGAGCTCATCGCCCAGTGGGGGCGCATCGATGAGCGCCTCGGCGGACTTCACGGCCTGCGCCCCCACATGTACCACTTCGCCTACACCGACGCCGACGACTCCGGCGAGGACCTCATGACCACGAGCTACCTCATGGACACCGCCACGCAGGCGGGCCTGACCGGCATGCTCGTGGAGATGAAGCAGCTCGGGCTGGATCGGGAGGCCGCCCGCTTCACCGACGGGGAGAACCGCCATCTCGAGGCCATCTTCAAGCTCTACCCGTGGGAGGAGATGATGTTCGAGGAGTTCGGCCCCGCGATCTGCGCGCTCAAGCCGGACCACTGGTTCCAGCCCGCCTGGACGATGTTCCTGTCCACCAAGGCGCTGTCGGCGGCGCTGTGGCACCTCTACCCGAACCACCCCAACCTCATCCCCACCTACATGTACCCCGACGAGGCCCGCGCCCGCCACGACACCATGGGCATGAGCGAGTACGTCATCAAGCCTCTTCACGCCCGCGAGGGCGCGAACATCGAGTTGCATGGGGAGGGCCGGCACATCGTCCAACCCGGCGGCTGGGGCGTGGAGGGGCACGTCATCCAGGAGTTCTGCGCGCTGCCCGACTTCACCGGCTCCGACCACCTCCACAACCGCCCCGTCCTGGGCACCTGGATGGTCGGCGACGAGTGCTACGGCCTGGGCATCCGCGAGTCCGATGGGCCCATCACGGACTACTACTGCCGGTTCGTGCCCAATCGGATCCGGCTTTAG